The Bradysia coprophila strain Holo2 chromosome IV, BU_Bcop_v1, whole genome shotgun sequence genome includes a region encoding these proteins:
- the LOC119066074 gene encoding dolichyldiphosphatase 1-like encodes MDYNSSEWKPISFVLVEYPKGDLFGKLLAWISLAPLGLGAGFIALILFRRDLHTIIFFLGTILNEIFNKILKNWIQEPRPIERLNLSDQYGMPSSHSQFIWFFSTYSTLFILFRLHHINNNALPFERAGRILVLVTCWTMTTLVCISRVYLLYHTIGQVIVGAILGILTGTSYFMFVHIVLTPFLPYVVSWKISEYLLLRDTTLIPNILWFEYTNTRQEARARSRKLISMKSQ; translated from the exons atggaTTACAATAGTTCAGAATGGAAACCGATATCGTTCGTCTTAGTAGAGTATCCTAAGG GTGATTTATTTGGAAAACTATTGGCATGGATCAGCCTGGCACCGTTGGGTCTAG GTGCTGGATTTATTGctctaattttatttcgacGTGATTTGCATACG ATTATATTCTTCCTTGGGACAATTCTGAATGAAATATTCAACAAAATACTCAAAAACTGGATCCAAGAACCTCGGCCAATTGAGCGACTCAATCTATCCGATCAATATGGAATGCCGTCATCACATTCGCAATTTATTTGGTTCTTCTCCACCTATTCGACGCTGTTCATTTTATTCAG ATTACATCACATAAACAACAATGCATTACCATTCGAACGAGCTGGAAGAATTTTGGTTCTAGTCACGTGTTGGACAATGACAACTTTAGTATGCATAAGTCGTGTCTACTTACTCTATCACACCATTGGACAGGTGATTGTCGGTGCAATACTGGGCATATTAACGGGAACTTCCTACTTTATGTTCGTTCATATTGTGCTGACACCTTTCTTACCTTACGTTGTTTCATG GAAAATTTCGGAGTATCTGCTGCTGCGTGACACAACACTGATCCCAAACATTTTGTGGTTCGAATACACGAACACAAGACAGGAGGCGCGGGCGAGATCGCGAAAGTTAATTAGCATGAAGAGTCAATGA